Part of the Pseudomonadota bacterium genome is shown below.
ACATACCCAACTGATATACCACCAACATACTCATCCATAATCTTTTCAAGTCGCTGAAGACCCTGAATGGGCAGCATGTAACTTGGCGATACTGTCCCAGCAACAATTTCGTTGCGACCAACCCTGTAGTTTTCAAGTGGCTGGTAGATTATTTCCTCAAGTTCCTGATATTCTTGCTCAGAAACTTCGGGTTGATCCTTTAGATCATTCACATAATTAACAGCTGCCTTGGCAGCAATACGTCCCTCAGTGAACGAACCAGATGAAAATTTGTGTGCTGTACCGCCTATTGTATCACCCGCACCAAACAACCCATCGACGGTCATCATCCTGTTATATCCCCATTGATATTCATCAGGAGCATAATCCTCTGGGCCACTGGCCCATGCGCCAGAGCAAGTTGCATGGGAGCCCATCACATATGGTTCAGACGTAGTCAGTTCAGGATTTGTATGCTTTGGGTCAATATTTTGTGAGGCCCAAACAACAGCCTGTCCTATGGTCATACCTAAGAAGTTTTCCCAGCCAACGGTCTCCTTATGGGGATCTTGGAACGCTTCCTTTGTAACCATACGAATAGGCCCGCGACCGGCACGCATTTCCTCATGAAAAGCATGATTGCGCAAGCAAGTTGGTGTTGGCTCACGATCTACGTAATCACCTACAAGCTCTTTGGTGTGTTCGTACCATGTTTTTTCATAGTTCTCACCATAGGCATTTTCTGTGTATGTTTTAAGATGCAAGAAGTAAGCACCAACCGGGCCATAGCCATCCTTGAAACGACAAAGGACAATACGGTTTTCCATTTGGGTCATCTTTGCTCCGGCTAAAATTGGCAAAGCATAAGCAGACGCACTACTCCAAGGTGCGTACCAAGTGCGTCCCATTCCCTCTCCAACGGCACGCGGTTTAAATATATGGGATGCTCCGCCTGCCGAGACTATGACTGCCTTAGCACGGAAAACATAAAAATCACCGGTTCGGACGTTAAAACCGACCGCACCAGAAACCCTATTTCCATTATTTTTATCTTTCAGAAGGTGCGTAACCATAATGCGGTTGTAAACCTCATCCGCAGCCTTACGGGCTGCCTCGGCAACAATTGGCTTGTAACTTTCACCATGGATCATAATCTGCCATTTACCCTCACGCTGGTAGCGTCCAGTCTCGGGGTCACGCATAATTGGCAATCCCCATTCATCAAATTTATGGACAGTTGAGTCCACATGGCGAGCAATGTCATAACTGAGGTCTTCACGGGTTAAACCCATCAAGTCGTTTCGGGCATACCGAACGAAATCTTCTGGTTGGTTCTCATCCCATTGCATTCCCATGTAGCAATTTATTGCATATAAGCCCTGAGCCACCGCACCACTACGTTCTATATTAGCCTTTTCTACCGTGACAACCTTGAGGTCACGGCCCCAAAAACGAGACTCATAAGTCGCTCCACAGCCAGCCATTCCTCCACCGATTATCAATATATCAGTATCAACAGTGATAGTTTTTCTACCTCCAAACAGCCCCATCAAACTGCCTCCTGCTTGAATTGTTTTGATTTGGAGTTATGGCCAACGGCATTCGGCACGCTGTATTTCTCAAGCTGATCTGGCGCCAAGGCCGGCAAGCCATCTTCAAGGTTAAGCGCGTCAGGCTCATGTGATAGTTCCTGGGTTTTATATTCGTTTGATTTCGGTGCGTTGTATGTCTCCGCGGACGGGATTGAGCCCCATTCAGTTGTCCGAATAGGAGACACAAACTCTTTTACGGTACCGTCGCGAAATTTTAATTTCCATGAAATCGTTCCTTTTTCAGGTTCGCGAAGGACGCGAACACTATGTCCCATGGGAGCAAAGTCAGCGTACCCTCGATCATCAATCGCGTTCTGCGGACAAGCCTTGACACAAGAGTAGCACTCCCAACACATATTGGGCTCAATGTTGTATGCACGTCGGTATGTTTTATCGATGTGCATGATATCCGACGGACATATATCAACACAGTGTCCACAACCATCACAGCGGGTCATATATACGAAAGTTGGCATGGGTTTAACTTTCTCCTGATTGAAATAACGAGGCTAATTAATAGTTTGAGGGGTGGCGTCGTGGGTCACCCAGAAGCGCTGGCTTATCAGCTGGCTCCGGAAGATTACTGCGTGATCCATCTGCAATAGCCACACGTTTTTGCAAAGCAGCCGCGGGTTTGAAGAACATATGCGCAAATTTTGTCCAGGGCACCGATCCAAAAAGAGCCGTTGTGAGGATTAAGTATAGTCCGAGAGCTACATTAGCCCATGTACTCTCTATCCCCTGCAAATAGGCCCATATCAAAGCTACCGTGCAGCTCGTCACTAAGAGAACAACAAACAAGTCTGCCCTCATCAAACGGAATGGCGAACCGCCCTCGGCCAATACATCGACACGGATGAAAAACCAAAACCAATATCCACCAACACAAACCATAGCAGCACCTACCCACCAAAGTTGTGGAATGATTGCCGGTGTAGGAGTTGTTGGCGTCGGATACTGAAACACCATAACTGCGGTTGCCACCGCATAAACAGTAAAACCCCACATGCCTAACAAGTGGGCTATGCGACGCTTCTGATTGCAAAACTCACTGGACAGAGCAACATTTGCAACAGCGGTCCTAACAACGTGCCCCACCATTTCTCCACCGCCCAGTGCCCGAGAACTGGATTTTTTGGCTTTTACCCAATTAGAAAAGAAATACTTGGCGCTTCCACGATGTATTGTATCGTAAATGGTCCCCAATGCGACTAAGAGAACCATTATCACAACATAACTCTGCATGACGACGGGCGCTACGGATGATGACAACGCAGCAAATGGATTTATTGAAAACATATACCCCCTCCGAACTAGATACCGCTTATCGTCGACAGCTAATTCCGGTTGACAGATGCTGGTATCGTTTTGCACTCAGAATGGCCTAGGGTCAAGGGGAGATCGCATACGGCCCCATGCTTTGATCCCCTTTAACAGTGCATTCAACTTTTTCTGGGCTTAATTTTTGCTAAATTTTTCGTTAGACCTTAGGACACTGGAGCATATTTTCCGCGCTGGATATTGATTGAGCAAAACTCCCTCCCACTAACGATAATTAAAATTTCTGGTCAGCCTGCCAAATGCTTTGCTAGAAGTGGTCGTGCATGGAAATTTTGGAGTTTGTCGATGGTAACCTTAGTCACACCACATGGGGGTAATAGCCTAAAAGCATTACTACTTGCTGAAAGCGATCGCAGGGCCGCGAGCAAAAGGGCAGACAATCTAATCAAAGTTCCAATGTCTAGCCGTGAAACATCCGATGTGCTCATGTTAGCGATGGGTGCTTATACCCCATTAGAGGGCTTTATGTGTGAAGCTGATTGGTATGGAACCTGTGCCGAAATGAAACTACAAAATGGATTGTTCTGGCCAATCCCAATAACGCTGTCTGTCGACCGGAGTTTGGCAAACCAAATTAAAATCGATGAAGATGTGGCTTTATTTGATGAGAAGACTGGCAAGACTATGGCGATTATGAATGTTTCTGAGAAATTTGAAATCGATAAGGATTTTGAAAATAGGAACATATTTGGGACTACCGATACAAACCATCCCGGTGTCAAAAAAGTCCTAGAACAAGCTGATGTAAACTTGGGCGGATCGGTTAAAGTATTTGACGAGGGTGACATGCCCAATGATTACAAGGACCTTTATCTCAGACCTGCTGAGACAAGAGCACTTTTTAACAAATTAGGCTGGTCTAAAGTGACCGCTTTTCAAACCAGAAATCCCATGCATCGGAGCCATGAGCATCTTGTAAAAATAGCAATTGAGATCACGGATGGGGTTCTCATACACCAAGTGCTCGGAAAACTAAAAGAAGGGGATATACCTGCTGAAACTCGAACGGAAGCAATCGCTGCAATGATCGACAACTATTTTGTTCCTGGGACAGCCGTACAAGGCGGGTATCCAATAGAAATGCGATACGCCGGTCCACGAGAGGCCCTCTTTCACGCATTAATCCGGCAAAACTTTGGTTGTGCCTATCTCATTGTTGGGCGCGATCATGCCGGCGTCGGAGATTATTATGGACCATACGACGCGCAAAACATTTTTGATGAGCTTTGGGAAGGGGCGCTAGAAACCCAACCACTTAAAATCGACATAACCTTCTATTGTAAAAAATGCCAGGGAATGGCAACGGAGAAGACAAGTCCGAGCAAGCCAGAAGATCGCGTTCATATTTCTGGCACCAAATTTCGTGAGATGTTGGAAAATGGTGACGATATTCCTGTCGAGTTTAGTCGCCCAGAAGTTGTAGCGGTGTTGAGAGAATATTATTCCACCTCAAAATAGTCAGCCATCAGAAATGCATACTTCCTCCGGTCGTAGCGATAGGATGATCATAGCTCAGATATCGGACATCCATCTGCGCGACAATGGTATGCTTCTCAAACAAAAAATTAATACCGAAGTAGCTCTTGAAAAGACTATTGATCACATAAATTCTTGGGAAACACCCCCTCATGCAATTTTAGTTACAGGTGATTTAGTTCAACGAGCTAAACGTCAAAATTATGCCAACTTACGTAAAAAACTCGACCAACTTCCCTCGCCGTATTATGTCATACCGGGTAATCATGATAATCGTACTTTAATGTGCGAGCATTTCTCTGATTTGGGGTACTTGCCCAACAGTGGAACATTTCTGCAATACTCGGTTGATACCAATCCACTGCGCCTTATCGGCATTGACACACTAATACCGGGTAAGAATGAGGGCGAAATATGTAGCGACCGCTGCGAATGGCTGCAAAATGTTCTTAATCAAAAACCCGACCAACCTACACTTATATTCATGCATCATCCCCCGTTCAAAACGGGCGTCAACTTTCTTGACAGGCATCATTTTCAAGGAAGTGAACTCTTAGCTAATGTCATTGAACAAAATCCACAGGTTATCAGGATTGTTTGCGGTCATCTCCACCAACAACTACAGGTTACTTGGGCCGGCACAATAGCGTCCGTTTCACCCAGCATTGCATTTCAGTTACCTATGCCGTTGGAGAAAGATGCCGAAAAGGGTTTCAGTCTCGAACCACCTGCTTGCCCGGTCTTTATCTGGCAACGTGATATCGGGCTTATCGCTCATATGAGTTTGATCGGCGATTTTGGCGGCTTACAGCCTTTCGTCGGTGACCCTATTGTTTAAAAAACTATTAGAAAATCACTAGCTACGACTGTGCCCCGAGAATTCACGTAGTTTTTTTGGATCTCAATTATCACAAGTGCTCATTTTATGGTGTTAGTACCGTTCACTTTCCTGCGACGTTTAAGGAACGGGCAAAGGATCAAGGCCAAATCTGCGAGATAGAGCAACCCCGGCATATATCAGTGGCGTATCAATTGCCGCAATTAGTATTTTGAAGAGATACGCCGCGATAATGATTTGTATTACCAGCTGCCACTCAAGTCCCATACCCCATTTGAGAAAAATTGAATTGACAATTATCGTATCTATCAGCTGAGAGAACATGGTTGAGGCGTTGTTCCTAAGCCATAAATGGCGTCCTGATGTAACACGCTTCCAAAAATGGTATAACCGCACATCAATAAGCTGAGCGATCAGATATGCAGTCATGGATGCAAAAATTAAAACGCCTGGCAACGTAAAGACTGACTCATAAGCAATCTGCATTTCCCTGATGGTTCTGAAATCTTCATGACCTGATGACCAAGCAGGGGCGCCAGGCAAGGCTAGAGCAACTTGAATAAATAATAATGTCAGTATACTAAGCCCGAAACCCGTAAAAACCATTAAGTTCGCGCGTCTTCGACCATAGACTTCACAAACAAAGTCAGTGAGAAGAAATGTCAACGGATATGTGATTAACCCAGTAGTGAGCGTTATTGGTTCACCGAAAAGTCCATTGGGCATTGCTGTCGGGAATGCTAAGAATAGTTTGACCCCAATGATGTTTGTAACGACCAACAAAACCACAAAGGTCGAAATTAAGACGCAATAAAGCGTTTCTGAGCGCAACTGTATTTTAGGTTCCATACTCATACATATCCGTTGGCGTTAGAAATTCACGCCAACACGTCCACCATCTGCACGGAGAACAGAGCCATTAATATAACCAGCTGGCATGCCACACAGCATTGCGGCCAAAGCACCCATTTCCTCAATTTTACCATCTCGCCCCATTGGAGCATTCCTAACCATCTGCTTTCGTGCTTCGTCCGCTGAGATGCCGAGGTGTTTTCCACGCACTTCATCACCGGCCTTAACTCGCTCGGTATAAATACGCCCCGGCACCAGGCAATTAACCGTAATACCATCTTTAGCAACTTCCTTGCATAGTGCTTTTGACCAACCAACAAGTGCCATGCGCAACGAACTTGAAAGTACATTCACAACTGACGCGTTGTAGATATTGGAAGACGTCATCGTTAGGACTCGACCCCAACCTTGTTTTTGCATGCCGGGAAGCGCATAACCTGTAGCTTTAATTGCTGCCATCACTATCACATCAAACCAGTCATGCCAGAGTTTTTCATCCGCTTCAGACGGCAACAATCTGGGCGGCCCGCCGCAATTATTAAATTGAATATCAATTCCGCCAAACTTGCTATATGCATCGTCAAGCATCGCCTCTAGCTCACCCGATTTAAGAAGGTCACAGGTGCCGAATTCGACTTGAACACCGAATTCCTTTGAAATATTTTTAGCCTGCTCAGCAAGGAGATCTCCGCTGCGCGCGGTAAGATAAATGTGTACCCCTTCCGCTGCCAAAGCCCGGGCAATGCCATTCCCCATTCCATAGCTTCCGCCCATAACTAATGCACGTTTATCTTCGATGCCAAGATCCATTACGTTTCCTATTTTAGTGTTTACGAGCACATTCAATTAATTCCAATAGTCGAGGTGGGGTAAGGGGAGCCTCTGAAATACGAACACCAAACGGCTCTAACGCATTTTCGATGGCACCAATTATGGCCGCAATAGCTGGAATAGTACCACCCTCTCCAGCACCCTTAACACCCAGTGGATTCTGCGGTGTTGGAATTTCTTGGTGGACTTGCTGAACATCGGGCATATCGCTCGCTAACGGAAGTAAATATTCTCCATAGTTCACTGTAACGGGCTGAGCATTCTCGTCATAACGCATCCATTCAAACAAGGCATTGCCAAGCCCATGCGCAACTCCACCTAACACCTGCCCCTCGACCGTCATTGGATTGATCATCTTTCCACAATCATGTCCCGACCAATATCGCAGAACCTTTGCATAACCAGTTTCAACATCCACCTCTACCTCCGCTAAGTGCGTTCCATTAGCGTAGGCCGCCTGTTTAGGTGTAAAATAACTTAATTCCTGCAATCCCGGCTCGATGCCGACAGGCAACGTAAAGCCCGGTTTGCCATTAACAAATTCAGCAACCTCTCCTAATGTTCTGGACATTTCGGGAACACCTTTCACAAACACAGAACCTTCAGCGAGGTCCATGTCCTCCTCAGCAGCTTCCATCATATACGCAGCCGCTTTAATGATTTTCCGTCTAACAGCTCCAGATGCCTCGTGAACCGCATTACCCGCATTAACAATAGCTCTGCTCGCAAAGGTACCTATTCCGTATGGGCAGCCTTGCGAGTCACCGCCGATGACCGTTATATCAGCCAAATCAACACCTAGCTGATCTGCAGCAATTTGAGCAAAGACGGTTTGATGTCCCTGCCCTTGTGCGGAGGCACCATAATGGATGGTAACTTTTCCCGATGGAGAAACCCGAATATTTGCACCCTCAAAGGGTCCTAGTCCTGTTCCTTCGACATAAGAGGCAATTCCTATTCCTATAAATCGACCTTCTGAACGCGCCACCTTTTGCCTCTCTTTAAACCTGTCATATCCAGATAATTCGATTGCTTTATCGTGACACGCAGGATAGTCCCCGCTGTCATAGGTTATTGGGCTCCCATCTCGGAATATAAGTCCCATTTTGTACGGCATTTGATCGGCAGGAATATAATTTTGACGGCGGAGGCTCGCAGGGTCCCGGCCTAATTCTAGGGCCGCCATATCCATCATGCGCTCCATTGTAAAAGCAGCTTGAGGACGACCGGCTCCCCTTACAGGTGTGACGGCCACTTTATTGGTAAGAACACAGGTAACCTTCATTTCATAAGCGGGCAGAAGATACGGACCAGGCACCGTTGATGCCGCGATATACGGTGTGATAATGCCCCATGGCACGTATGCCCCAGAATCATGAAGGAGGGTTCCACGAAACCCGAGAAGTTTGCCATCATCATTAAAAGCAATTTCAGCTGTCCAAAACTGATCACGCTCATGATGAGTGGCTGTAAAATTTTCACGCCTGTCTTCCATATATTTCACCGGCCGCCGCAGCACCCTAGCAGCGGCAGCAACAGAAAAATACTCAGGATAAGTTTGCCCCTTCGCCCCAAATCCCCCACCAATATCAGGAACAATAACACGCACCTGATTGTCATCCACTCCACGTAATTTAGCATAGATTTCCCGTACACGGTGTGGCGACTGACTTGCTGCATAAAATGTCAGATGATCTGACAATTCATCATAACTAGCCATCATTGCTCGTGTTTCGAGGGGATGGGCTGCCCCACGGTGCTGAAAAAATGTATTTTTAAAAATGTGAGGAGCATTCGCAAAAACTTTATCTACATTACCAAATGACTGAACAAATTCTGCGCATATGTTATCCTCGATCTCGTGATGAGCTGTGGCAGCATTTTTCTTTACAGCCTCACGAAAGTCGCTAGCTACAGGCAATGGCTCATAATCGACTATAACCTTTTCCAAAGCATCCTCAGCTATGTACCGATCTTCAGCCACAATCAAGGCAACAGGTTCACCAACATACCTTACATAATCCTTCGCCAACATATGAGGTGTCACGGGTTTGGTGATTAGAGGGTTTGGCACCATCAATGGCAGCTCTGTAGTCGTGTACTCAAGCGCAAGATCCGAATTTTTCAAAATAAGGTGAACACCATCCAATTCTAGAGCTGTTGCAGTATCAATAGACTTTATACGGGCATGCGCATAAGGGCTGCGCAGCATCGCAGCAGTTAGCAAGCCCGGCAAATGAATATCATCCGTAAACTTGCCCTCTCCCCTCAAAAGTACCGGGTCCTCTACACGTTTAGCTGAAGATCCGAATGATGACATGTGCGGCCTTTTATTTGTAAGTGCTGTGGCGAGACTTAATTGTTGCCATAGTGTATCCCGCTAAATCAGATGCGATGTCAGCTGGCAATCCAGGGGCGGCAGCAATATATTTTTTTACGGTGGCAATATCGATTTGGTCAAAATTTCCTAGTGTTTCCAGAAATCCAGAGACCGTTTCCTCTAATTTTTCATGTAAAACAACTTGACTTATTAAGCCAGATGCTAACGCATGCTGAGCATCAATTTCCTCAGCAGAAAAGATCAAGTGCGCAACGGTTTTTGGGGCAACTTTGGTATGTGCAGAAATCGCTAGTGTAGGCGGCGTCCCATGAAGCATTTCTGGAAGCGCAAAGGTTGCCCTTTCGCTTGCAATAGCAACATCCGAGCCGGCAACAAGTGCGCACGCAAAGCCAAGCGCCTTGCCCTGCACCACAGTAATTATTGGCGAAGGGAACTTCCGGAACGATGCATATACATCCAGAATACGGCTCATAAAACGAGTTTTTGCATCATAAGCATTTACTGGAGGGCCCTCGGATCCAATCGCCTGTTCGCGACCATGGCTAAAATCAGTGCCACTGCCCCTCAAAATAATTCCATTTAGCCCGCCATGTGCGGTTGCTTCATCGACTTTTGCAGCTAGCAAAACAAGCATATCATCAAGAAATTTGTTTCCATCGTCAGGCCTATTTATAGTTACGTGAAGGAATGGTGTTTTTTCTTCAAATATCAAATACTCATCACTCATTAAACTTAGCCTCGATAAATTTTAACAATCTCGCTGTTCTGCAACGGCAAGAGCTGCCGCGACAATACCCTGATAGCCAGTGCATCTACAGATGTTGCCAGATATTGCGTCGCGCACATCCTGTTCTTTCGGGTGGGGGTTTTCCTGCAGTAATTCTGTTAATGTCATCAGCATGCCAGGCGTACAAAAACCACATTGTAGAGCATGATGCTCCATGAATGCCTGCTGCAAATCATTTAACTCACCATTAACTGCTAATCCTTCAACCGTGGTAATTTCAGTTTCATCTGCTTGTACTGCTAACATCAAACAACCACGTGCCGTCTTGCCGTTAACCAATACTGTACATGCTCCACAAACACCATGCTCGCAGCCAAGGTGAGTGCCTGTGAGATTAATGTGATGTCGTAGGAAGTCGGCCAGAGTCAGCCTTCCCTCAACCTCGCAGGCATAGTCTACGCCATTAACTTTTACCGTAATCTCATGCATTGCAGTCATGCAGCTAATGCTCTGATTTTACGCCGATTAGAAGCTTGCTCTAATGCCCGCCTTGCCATTACTACCGCCACCTTTTTGCGATATGACGCAGATGCGTGGACATCATCGATGCCAGCGACTACGGTTGCGTGCTCGGCCGCCTCACGAAACAATTCGTCGCTTGGCATCTCCCCCACCAATAAGTTTTCTGCGTCATTCATACGAACGGGACCCACTTCCACGCCCATGAGAGCTAATGCTGCACGTGATATTACGTCACCATCAAAATCGAGTAGCACTGCCGCGCCCGCCAGCGCAAAGTCACCTTTGCGACGCGCCAACTCGGCAAATCCGTATACATGCTTTGCAGGCCATGTGGCCACCGTAATATCAGTGAGCATTTCATCCTCTGCAAGATTAGGGGCCATGAAACCTTGAGACCATTCAAGTATCGGCACATCGCGCTCACCAGAGCTGCTTTGCACATGTAATGTTGCATCATAAACAGCAAGAAGAGCCGGCCATTCAGCTGATGGGTCCAAGTGAGCCATAGAGCCTCCTATGGTTCCTCGATTTCGTATCTGCGCATGGGCAACATATTCCATGCCAGCAGCAATAAGCGGGCAGTGCTCAAGGACAATTTCTGATTTCTTTGCTTGATCATGTCGAGCCATTGCACCAAAAATTATCCCGTCATGGACTCTTTTAATTTCAGCCAGCTCTTTCAACCGATTAATGTCGACAATGTGCTCCGGCATTACATAACGGAAATTCATCATTGGCATCAATGATTGCCCGCCCGCCAAAATTTTCACATTTCTTAATGTTGCTAAAAGCTCGAGTGCCTCTCTCAGACTTTCTGGTCTATGATATTCAAAAACGGGGGGCTTCATTGGGACAACCTAGCATTGAGAATTTTGGAAATCCATCGTTTCAAGGCACCGATAAATATCGTTACACCTGATGCGCTAGCATCGGTTTGCTTTGCCAATTCGACTTTTTTCCCGCTAATCACGCGCTCCTCAAGACATTTAGAAAATTGACCTACCATCTCTTCCGATACTGCCACTATTATCCCCTGACCTCTGCCGTATTGAGCAACCGGACCGATTAAATTTAAATCGGTCGTTACCCTCACATTTGATCCTCCGTCCGTTTCATCCAAGCTAAACTTTATATTCGCCTCGGCACCCCCGCGGCCTCGCGCTTCACGGCCATCAGCTTTGAGAACTGCAAAATATTTCTCATCGTCCCGTTCAACAAACCTCACATTACCATCAAAAGTTAA
Proteins encoded:
- the aprA gene encoding adenylyl-sulfate reductase subunit alpha; this encodes MGLFGGRKTITVDTDILIIGGGMAGCGATYESRFWGRDLKVVTVEKANIERSGAVAQGLYAINCYMGMQWDENQPEDFVRYARNDLMGLTREDLSYDIARHVDSTVHKFDEWGLPIMRDPETGRYQREGKWQIMIHGESYKPIVAEAARKAADEVYNRIMVTHLLKDKNNGNRVSGAVGFNVRTGDFYVFRAKAVIVSAGGASHIFKPRAVGEGMGRTWYAPWSSASAYALPILAGAKMTQMENRIVLCRFKDGYGPVGAYFLHLKTYTENAYGENYEKTWYEHTKELVGDYVDREPTPTCLRNHAFHEEMRAGRGPIRMVTKEAFQDPHKETVGWENFLGMTIGQAVVWASQNIDPKHTNPELTTSEPYVMGSHATCSGAWASGPEDYAPDEYQWGYNRMMTVDGLFGAGDTIGGTAHKFSSGSFTEGRIAAKAAVNYVNDLKDQPEVSEQEYQELEEIIYQPLENYRVGRNEIVAGTVSPSYMLPIQGLQRLEKIMDEYVGGISVGYVTNEPMLERGLEHLQMLKEDIPHLGAEDLHQLQRAWELHHRVLASECVTQHTLFRKETRWPGYYYRGDHPKLDDKDWHCLTLSQYDKENDSWQMDKAPVYHIVN
- a CDS encoding adenylyl-sulfate reductase yields the protein MFSINPFAALSSSVAPVVMQSYVVIMVLLVALGTIYDTIHRGSAKYFFSNWVKAKKSSSRALGGGEMVGHVVRTAVANVALSSEFCNQKRRIAHLLGMWGFTVYAVATAVMVFQYPTPTTPTPAIIPQLWWVGAAMVCVGGYWFWFFIRVDVLAEGGSPFRLMRADLFVVLLVTSCTVALIWAYLQGIESTWANVALGLYLILTTALFGSVPWTKFAHMFFKPAAALQKRVAIADGSRSNLPEPADKPALLGDPRRHPSNY
- a CDS encoding enoyl-CoA hydratase/isomerase family protein codes for the protein MSDEYLIFEEKTPFLHVTINRPDDGNKFLDDMLVLLAAKVDEATAHGGLNGIILRGSGTDFSHGREQAIGSEGPPVNAYDAKTRFMSRILDVYASFRKFPSPIITVVQGKALGFACALVAGSDVAIASERATFALPEMLHGTPPTLAISAHTKVAPKTVAHLIFSAEEIDAQHALASGLISQVVLHEKLEETVSGFLETLGNFDQIDIATVKKYIAAAPGLPADIASDLAGYTMATIKSRHSTYK
- a CDS encoding (2Fe-2S)-binding protein, whose amino-acid sequence is MTAMHEITVKVNGVDYACEVEGRLTLADFLRHHINLTGTHLGCEHGVCGACTVLVNGKTARGCLMLAVQADETEITTVEGLAVNGELNDLQQAFMEHHALQCGFCTPGMLMTLTELLQENPHPKEQDVRDAISGNICRCTGYQGIVAAALAVAEQRDC
- a CDS encoding phosphodiesterase, giving the protein MHTSSGRSDRMIIAQISDIHLRDNGMLLKQKINTEVALEKTIDHINSWETPPHAILVTGDLVQRAKRQNYANLRKKLDQLPSPYYVIPGNHDNRTLMCEHFSDLGYLPNSGTFLQYSVDTNPLRLIGIDTLIPGKNEGEICSDRCEWLQNVLNQKPDQPTLIFMHHPPFKTGVNFLDRHHFQGSELLANVIEQNPQVIRIVCGHLHQQLQVTWAGTIASVSPSIAFQLPMPLEKDAEKGFSLEPPACPVFIWQRDIGLIAHMSLIGDFGGLQPFVGDPIV
- the sat gene encoding sulfate adenylyltransferase, whose product is MVTLVTPHGGNSLKALLLAESDRRAASKRADNLIKVPMSSRETSDVLMLAMGAYTPLEGFMCEADWYGTCAEMKLQNGLFWPIPITLSVDRSLANQIKIDEDVALFDEKTGKTMAIMNVSEKFEIDKDFENRNIFGTTDTNHPGVKKVLEQADVNLGGSVKVFDEGDMPNDYKDLYLRPAETRALFNKLGWSKVTAFQTRNPMHRSHEHLVKIAIEITDGVLIHQVLGKLKEGDIPAETRTEAIAAMIDNYFVPGTAVQGGYPIEMRYAGPREALFHALIRQNFGCAYLIVGRDHAGVGDYYGPYDAQNIFDELWEGALETQPLKIDITFYCKKCQGMATEKTSPSKPEDRVHISGTKFREMLENGDDIPVEFSRPEVVAVLREYYSTSK
- the aprB gene encoding adenylyl-sulfate reductase subunit beta; the encoded protein is MPTFVYMTRCDGCGHCVDICPSDIMHIDKTYRRAYNIEPNMCWECYSCVKACPQNAIDDRGYADFAPMGHSVRVLREPEKGTISWKLKFRDGTVKEFVSPIRTTEWGSIPSAETYNAPKSNEYKTQELSHEPDALNLEDGLPALAPDQLEKYSVPNAVGHNSKSKQFKQEAV
- a CDS encoding xanthine dehydrogenase family protein molybdopterin-binding subunit, which translates into the protein MSSFGSSAKRVEDPVLLRGEGKFTDDIHLPGLLTAAMLRSPYAHARIKSIDTATALELDGVHLILKNSDLALEYTTTELPLMVPNPLITKPVTPHMLAKDYVRYVGEPVALIVAEDRYIAEDALEKVIVDYEPLPVASDFREAVKKNAATAHHEIEDNICAEFVQSFGNVDKVFANAPHIFKNTFFQHRGAAHPLETRAMMASYDELSDHLTFYAASQSPHRVREIYAKLRGVDDNQVRVIVPDIGGGFGAKGQTYPEYFSVAAAARVLRRPVKYMEDRRENFTATHHERDQFWTAEIAFNDDGKLLGFRGTLLHDSGAYVPWGIITPYIAASTVPGPYLLPAYEMKVTCVLTNKVAVTPVRGAGRPQAAFTMERMMDMAALELGRDPASLRRQNYIPADQMPYKMGLIFRDGSPITYDSGDYPACHDKAIELSGYDRFKERQKVARSEGRFIGIGIASYVEGTGLGPFEGANIRVSPSGKVTIHYGASAQGQGHQTVFAQIAADQLGVDLADITVIGGDSQGCPYGIGTFASRAIVNAGNAVHEASGAVRRKIIKAAAYMMEAAEEDMDLAEGSVFVKGVPEMSRTLGEVAEFVNGKPGFTLPVGIEPGLQELSYFTPKQAAYANGTHLAEVEVDVETGYAKVLRYWSGHDCGKMINPMTVEGQVLGGVAHGLGNALFEWMRYDENAQPVTVNYGEYLLPLASDMPDVQQVHQEIPTPQNPLGVKGAGEGGTIPAIAAIIGAIENALEPFGVRISEAPLTPPRLLELIECARKH
- a CDS encoding queuosine precursor transporter; the encoded protein is MSMEPKIQLRSETLYCVLISTFVVLLVVTNIIGVKLFLAFPTAMPNGLFGEPITLTTGLITYPLTFLLTDFVCEVYGRRRANLMVFTGFGLSILTLLFIQVALALPGAPAWSSGHEDFRTIREMQIAYESVFTLPGVLIFASMTAYLIAQLIDVRLYHFWKRVTSGRHLWLRNNASTMFSQLIDTIIVNSIFLKWGMGLEWQLVIQIIIAAYLFKILIAAIDTPLIYAGVALSRRFGLDPLPVP
- a CDS encoding SDR family oxidoreductase, yielding MDLGIEDKRALVMGGSYGMGNGIARALAAEGVHIYLTARSGDLLAEQAKNISKEFGVQVEFGTCDLLKSGELEAMLDDAYSKFGGIDIQFNNCGGPPRLLPSEADEKLWHDWFDVIVMAAIKATGYALPGMQKQGWGRVLTMTSSNIYNASVVNVLSSSLRMALVGWSKALCKEVAKDGITVNCLVPGRIYTERVKAGDEVRGKHLGISADEARKQMVRNAPMGRDGKIEEMGALAAMLCGMPAGYINGSVLRADGGRVGVNF